A DNA window from Xyrauchen texanus isolate HMW12.3.18 chromosome 6, RBS_HiC_50CHRs, whole genome shotgun sequence contains the following coding sequences:
- the si:dkey-10f21.4 gene encoding transmembrane protein 56-B-like → MERGSVGMESFSLHVPVVVTGSFLGFQWLFYRGSPWVSQHLCKGFLKLSPTKRTEWNSRAVSTVHAMVVGLFCLYIYIIDEPIQKDPVWGDATLVKLNVAITTGYLISDLLLMFTSWESIGEKYFVIHHFAALYAYYYVLTQGILPYFANFRLLSEFSTPFVNQRWFFQMLGYHKLSKPCLVNGVAMTSMFFLVRIAVIPAYYSHMYTILGTEDFSKLPLGARSAWVISSVSLDVMNFMWMRRIIRGCLKVLRSAWLRKAGIEMENRKTE, encoded by the exons GGCTCAGTAGGCATGGAGTCTTTCAGCCTGCATGTGCCGGTGGTTGTAACAGGGAGCTTCCTGGGCTTCCAGTGGCTGTTCTACAGAGGTAGCCCTTGGGTGTCTCAACACCTCTGCAAAGGCTTCCTCAAGCTCAGCCCCACAAAGAGGACAGAGTGGAACTCCAG GGCTGTCTCAACAGTGCATGCCATGGTTGTAGGACTGTTTTGTCTCTACATATATATCATTGATGAACCTATCCAGAAAGACCCAGTCTG GGGAGATGCAACACTGGTGAAGCTAAATGTGGCCATTACCACAGGCTACCTCATCTCAG ATCTCCTGCTCATGTTTACCTCATGGGAGTCAATTGGAGAGAAATACTTTGTCATACACCACTTTGCTGCTCTTTATGCATACTACTATGTGCTG ACTCAAGGGATATTGCCTTACTTTGCTAATTTTCGGCTGCTCTCAGAATTTTCCACCCCCTTTGTGAACCAGCG TTGGTTTTTTCAAATGTTGGGTTACCACAAGCTTTCCAAACCATGTCTGGTTAATGGTGTTGCTATGACCTCTATGTTCTTCTTGGTGAGGATTGCAGTCATTCCAGCCTACTACAGCCATATGTACACTATCTTAGGCACGGAGGACTTTTCCAAGCTTCCTCTGGGGGCCCGCAGTGCCTGGGTTATTTCCAGCGTGTCATTGGATGTCATGAACTTCATGTGGATGCGCAGAATCATTCGCGGATGTCTCAAAGTCCTTCGGTCTGCCTGGTTGAGAAAAGCAGGAATTGAGATGGAAAACAGAAAGACAGAGTGA